The DNA sequence GCGTTTACCAAACAAGAGGTGAAATGAGTAGTATAATCCTTACTATGTATTCTCGAATACGATTATATTGACCCTAAAAACTTCCTTTacaagataagaaaaaaaaatgttgtgtTTAGGGTTGTGTTTAGCACAAATCATGCATTCGACAATAATTGATCAAAACTTGTATAGGGTTGTGTTTAGCACAAATCACATCGTGTCCGATAAATTGAtgtcattttaatcaatatacCCATAAAGTGATGTAATTTATCCAAAACAGTTGCATCATTTTGTTGTCACGTCGTATCGGTTTGTcagtattaattttgattattttcgaTTTTGACTGATACTTcctttaggagtctcatttgttGGCGagacgagttttaagaaatgttaaggaaaataagtggaaaaaagttagtcgAATAGaagtcccacttgtatatattattagttttaaataaaatatgagtgaaatggaTTATTGGAAAGTGGGACTCTATTGCCATTGTTAAAAGTGAACCGGAATttttattcgcggacggactaaaatggcaaaacgggactcctatttgcggctatttgcggacggagggagtataatatatcataaatgcgaaaaattgaaaaaattataattatatattctaatttcaaaaattatgagTACCTAATGTTAGAGAACTTTGTGAAACTGAATGTAATGATGAAGTGAAGAATGTATCAACACCTTCCTTCAATGAAGTAAGTCCAAGTGACTGTTGTGGTGAATCATTCAGTGCACGAGAGGAGTTCAAAGTTGAAGATATGCAACCCACTCTCAAGGACCATTCTGTTGTTGATATCACAGCTAAGAAGAAGGACCACAAGGGTACTACTTGGAGAGATGTGGCAATGAGAGGAGTTGTGAAGAAGAGAGCTTAGCAGAGTCAGTTATGATTAGATGCTTAAGATTAGATTATAATGGTGTAGTACAGAGATTAGAGAGGATCTAGATTGTTCCTCATTGAgctataaatatgtaatctATCAAACCCCGTATTCTTGGGGGGCGGTGGGTATGATCCCCTTTTTCCAAAAACAGTGATTTGAACCTTGGACTATTTTGGGGGTCGAGTctatctttaaaattttgagtCCGGAAGGAGACAAcaaagagttttttttttctaatgttGGAAACCCCCACAACTTGCTCTAAATGCTTAACACTTTCGGGGagattccaaatttttttggaaataagTTTGATTCTAGGGGGTGGAAGAGGAGGCCCAAAAACGGGAAGGGGGGAGAGGTGGAAGAGGCCcggggaaaagggaaaaaaaaatcatatggCCCGGATAAGCATGGGCATTCCGGGGGAAAAAGGGGCACGATTTGAACAAAAATTTTCTCCCCCCAAAATGGGTTTGGGGAATTCCAcacaaaaaatctcatttcccaaaatttttCACTCTTGTTCAATCGGGCCCCAAGATCACCTTTGGGGTCTTTTTCAATGGGAAACACCGTACAATTATGACTCTATTCTGGGAAGATGCATTTCTTACAGCTGTGCATCTCATAAATCGCATGCCCTCTAAGGTTATCCAAAACCTCTCTCCTTATGAAAAACTACACTCACAAAAACCAGACTATTCCTCACTTAAAGTCTTTGGTTGCCTTAGCTATCCTTACATCAGACCATATGCCAACCATAAGCTTGATTTTAGGAAAGTCAAGGCCACTTTTCTAGGGTATAGCTCTTCTCACAAGGGCTATAAAGCCTTGCTTCCTGATGGGAAAATTGTGATTACAAGGgatatcattttttatgaactcacttttccatttcactcattatcatcatcatctgcATCCGCAGCATCTGCTCCTCAaacatcatcttctttttcCTCTTGGAACTCTGTTTTATCTCCATCACCCATCCTTATTAATCCTACTCCACCTCCATCTCCTGTTCCATCACATTCAGAATCACCTGCATCATCTAATTCTTCTTCCCATCATGTTGCTTCAGATTCACCTTCATCATCTAATTCTTCCACTTCTGCCTCAGTTTCACACTCTGGTGCTTCATCACTCTCTCCTCCCTCAAATCCGTCAAACACCATCCATACTGCTCAGCCTACTCGGTCTACACATCACATGACAACCAAAGCTAAGGCTGGTATTTACAAGCTAAGGTTTTCTCTTTAGCCATTAGTCCCCATCTTATTCCTAAATCTGGACTTGAGGCTTTGCTTATTCCTTATTGGAAGGCTGCTATGTTATCTGAATTTTTGGCCCTACTCAAGAATAGAACTTGGATTTTGACGACACTACCTCCAGGAAAGAATCTGATTGGGTGCACTGGGATTTTCAAGATTAAATATCATCTATGTGGGGATATTGCTAGATACAAAGCAAGGCTTGTTGCTCAAGGATTCTCTCAATGGCTTTGATTTTAATGAAACCTTTAGTCCAGTGGTGAAGCCTACAACTATCAGGGTTATACTTAGTTTGGCAGTATCTCTTGGATGGTCAATTATTCATCTTGATGTCAACAATGCTTTCCTACATGGTGATCTAAGGGAAGATATTTACATGAAATAGCCTTTGGGTTTTGAGCAGGGTGGTCCACACTTGGTTTGTAAGCTTAATAAAGCTATATATGGCCTTAAACAAGCTTCAAGAGCTTGGTTTTTCACTGTTCACTCAGTTCTCCTTTCACTTGGTTTTACTTAATCAAAGGCTGATGCATCTATGTTCTTCAGACAACAAGGAAGTGAGATCATATATCTTCTCATCTATGTAGATGATATGCTTATCACAGGTAATGCTCCCTCTTCTATTCAGAAAGTAATTAATCAGCTcaattctcatttttctttaaaagatCTTGGGGAGGTGAGTTTGTTCCTTGGAGTGGAGGTTATCAAAACTGCTGAAGGTGGTCTGCATTTGAGTCAGTCTGCATACATCAAAGATCTCTTAAAGAAAACTAATATGGTGGGAGCAAATGGTTGTCCAACACCCATGGTTTCTGGTTGGGAACTTAGCAAAAATATTGGTGAACCAGTTACTGATCCTATATCTTACAGAAGCATTGTTTGTGCTTTGCAATATGCTGCTATTACAAGGCCAGACATCAACTTTGCAGTGAATAAGGTAAGCCAATACATGTCCTCACCGCTTGATTCACACTTGAGGGCTGTAAAAAGGATATTGAGGTACCTTTCTGGAACCATAGATTATGGAATTCAGATACACAAATCAAATGGAATGATAACTGCCTTCTCAGACTCTGATTGGGCAGCAAACATTGATGATAGGAGATCAACGAGTGGGTTCTATACTTATTATGGAAAGAATCTTATCTCATGGTGTGTGAAGAAACAAGGAGTTGTGGCCAAATCCAGTACAGAGACAGAGTATAGGAGTCTTGCACAGACAGCTTCAGAAGTAACATGGTTGAGTTCCTTGCTCAAGGAGTTGAAGATTCGTTTTACATGCAAGGACTAAGCATATAGAGTTGGACATTCATTTTGTCCGAGTCAAAGTTCTGGCACAAGAAATAGAACCGAGACATGTACCAACTAGAGATCAAATTGCTGATATTTTTACTAAACCTCTTGCTAGACAATCCTTCGTGAAGCTAAGAGAAAAGCTTGGAGTGATTTCATTAGCCTCCCTTGGattgagggggcgtgttagaGAACATTGTGAAACTGAATGTGATGATGAAGTGAAGAATGTATCAACACCTTCCTTCAATGAAGTAAGTCCAAGTGACTGTTGTGGTGAATCATTCAGTGCACGAGAGGAGTTCAAAGTTGAAGATATGCAACCCACTCTCAAGGACCATTCTGTTGTTGATATCACAGCTAAGAAGAAGGACCACAAGGGTACTACTTGGAGAGACCCGGAAATGAGAGGAGTTGTGAAGAAGAGAGCTTAACAGAGTCAGTTATGATTAGATGCTTAAGATTAGATTATAATGATGTAGTACAAAGATTAGAGAGGATCTAGATTGTGTTCCTCATTGAgctataaatatgtaatgtaTCTGCATTCAAAATTATGCAATGAAATAGTATTTTCCTCTAAAGCtatttttggctaaaaacaaCGAAAGCTTTCTTCTTTACTAGTTTGTGTTCAATCTTTCACCTAagtcaataaaaattatacttatactgtaattttctttaaaaaaaagttcttAATAATAGAACTAAATCATGAACAACTATTCTAAATGGGGCATGAAAGTGTAATTTAGCATCATTGTTACAAACTTTTGtgcatcaaattaaaataaaagaaacgtTCCATCACAGATTCCACTGAGACATGAGAATGAACATCTTATGCAAAGAAACTATCACAATTTAGATAGAAAATTCTGATAAATACAAAGATGCAAACCCCATGACCAGTTCTCATCAACTACACAGCCACCCAAAAAGAATTGCTACTTACACACACCAACAACGGCAGAGAGTTCCCATTCCGCTGAAAGAAACTAGCCGTGGCGGCTGGAGGAACGTGTGGTTAGAGAAGAACGCATGTCAACAATGGTGGACTCGTCTGCTCCCAGCTTGGTAGCCTCTCTGCTCGCTCTCAAGAACCTTGAGACGGCACCTCTCACGTATCCATGAGCTTCCTTCACGCTCATCTTCTTCCCCAAATCGTCCGGGATGCTGCTCAAGAAGTGGTCTCCATTCAGAACAGCAGCTAGCTGCACGACCTCGCTCTGAAACTCGGACAAGCCCCTGTTTTCATTCGTTTGAATCCTCTTTGAAGGACTCACATCAGGCAGAACCTCTGCATATAAAATGGAATTTGATCAAACTGTGTGTATGGGAAGTGTGTTGTAGCTAACAACTGAGGCTTCACATATCAACGATAATGCAACAGATTAAGGATGAGTTTGTTACCCACCGGGGCAATCAGTTCGTGGGGATGTTCGCTCGCTGAAAACCTGCTCAAATGTGCCAGCCCACGCGTCTCTATGAGTTAGGAAGTGGGATGAGAGGTTGAAGATCTTCCTTATGGTTGCTGGAATGGATGAGTGTTCGAACTCAGAATTGTTAGTCGGCCCATTTGGCTTGCTTATCACTACAtaccaaaacaacaaattaatatacCAGATACCATATCTTGCAGTAAAACTCAATATGGCAGATTATTCACAAAATCAATCTAGTTTTTTCAGATATAACAACTGAAAATCAGCCCTGTTTGTTGAAGCAACTATAGATCAATATCAtcatatgcaaatataaaCTCCTAAACCCCAAAGCAACTACGAATGAATGTTCCAAGACAGAATATGCAAGAATGTGAAAGACATGATCATCAAGAACTTCATTTCTGAAAAGTGAAAGCAACCATACATACTCCTAAAGGCCAAAagcatgtgtatatatatatatatgaatatgaatgtTCCAAGAATCTGACAGACAGACAATCATCATCAAGAACTTCATTCCTGCTAAGTCAAAGCAATAAGTATATAAACTCCTAAAGCCTAAAGCATctatatatgaatgaattttccaatttccaaGACTAAATATCCAAGAATGTGAAAGACATGATCATGAAAAACTTCATTCCTACAAAGTGAAAGCAActatataaactaataaagCCCAAAGcatctatatatatgaatgaatGTTCCAAGACTAAATATCCAAGAATGTGAAAGACATGATCATAAAAACTTTAATCATGCAAAGTGAGAGCTAACTATCTAAGAACATGAAAGTATACCAGTCCCTTTGTTGATCCAAGGAGACACCATGATAGTAGGCACACGAACACCAAGCCTATCAAACTTGAAGAAATAGGGGGCCGGCCCGGTGTTCCCATCGGGATTGGGGATATTGACGAAGGGCGTCTGGACATGATCATAGAAACCTCCATGCTCATCGTAGGTGATGACGAAAAGCGTCTGATTCCACTGCGGGCTTCCCCTCAGCGTCTCGTAGATCTCCTTCACGAGCTTCTGCCCATTGGCAACGTCGTGCGAGGGGTGATCGTCGTTGGCCGGAAACCCTAAAATGTCGAAGTACCTCGGCTCAATCACGCACAAATTGGGCAATTTCCCAGCCGTAGCATCCTTTTTAAACCTAAAATCGTAGTCATGAAACTTAGATGCATACTTCAATTTCCTCAGATTTCTATAAAACAATGTGGTTGGAATGTTCTGGAAATAGACCCCGAAATCCAAGCCGTCTTCGCGGAGAGAGTCGAAAATCGTCTGCTGCGGGTAGCCCGTGGCGAGCTGGCGCTTGACGTGGCTGGTGGAGCCGTGGGAGGTGGCGGAGTAGGCGAAGAGGCGGTTGGGCTGGGTGGGGCCGGGGATGGAGGAGAACCAGCGGTCGAATACGGCGAATTCCTTGACCAATTCGGCGTAGATCGGGAGATTCTCGGGGCGGAAGCCTTTCATGACGGTTTGGGAGAGGTTTTTCTCGGCCATGGTGGAGGCTTGCTCGGCGAAGCCGGACATGGAGGGGATGGAGGCGGATCCGAAGACCTGCTGCACGACGTCCTCGAAGGAGTGGCCGGGGTCGGGATCGACGAAGTCGGCGTCGTCGGAGAAGCAGATGATGCCGGTGGAATTGGAGTTCACGGCGTTGCATTCGCGGCCGGTGACGCCGTTGATTGAGGGGTTGATGGATTGCTTCATCCAGCCCAGCATGTGGTCGAATGAGCGATTCTCCAGCATCAAAACGACGACGATTTTGATCGGCTGCTGCTGATTAGTATTCAGCTGAAGTGAGTGTGAGAAAATGGCGGAGAGTGAAATGAGGAAAATCGGGAAAAttgattttgacattttgttaGCTTGATTTTGGGGTTTCTGAGGTGAAGAGGATTGATTAAGTGTGGAGAATTGAAGAAAACATTAAGACTAGAAAATGGTGAGTTCAGAGTTCACGAGTTAGGATTGAAAGGGCGGCAGAGATTTGTAGGAATGCCGCCATTTTTTATAGAGAGTGGAGTGAAGTGCGATCACGTGAATGTAGAGATATAGTCTGCGGCTACATTCCAAAttggtaaataaattattaacgataaaaaaatgaatgcaGTAAAGTAGAAAAGGGGTGAAGAAGATTTGCAGGAAATATAGGAAGAAGAAGGGAAATGGGAATGTGTGGATGTATGTGGTGAAACGTGTTTGTAACTGTTGAATGTGAATAACAACATCAACTTACGTGGCGGACATTTTCTGTTACCATCAACCCTATTTATTAAGTATACTTACAGCTataaactctctctctcctataaaaatatggataaaagatatcacacgagaattaaaataaaattagtaaatgaaGAGAAGGGAGGGGAATGGTATgggaagtaagagagaggagagtaGAATGGTAGGAGTAGTTAAAATTGTGTCAATGGATAATGAgacctatattattaaattgatataatttttcaaaaatgaaatgcacatattttggtggaacggacgaaaatggaaagtacacatatttctatgggacgaaggatgtatatacttttaaattatgaaaaaatattaataaaaaaagattagtaaaatatataatgattgGATACGAATATACAATGATTGacttgtaaaaaataataaatggaaGATAAAGTTtgtgaattttaaattaattttaaagtttgtatacaataccaaaatttgatcataatTTATGAGTACAtgattcattaatttaaatttaacatgaaaaaaaatgacgTAGTAAAACGCAAAATAggatttttttactttttaatttaaatttaaaatgaaaaaaatgacgTATTAAAACGCAAAataggattatttttttttactttttttctgaCGAGgggaaatataattttacgAAGTTGGAGTTCACTAAAATGgggaaatattatattacGAAGTTGGagttcattaaaatattcacatgAATTTGTATACATTGAAAAGTACTTATGATGTTGCAATAATAACTCGTTTTTCTTTTGAGTAATTGATATGGTTCAATAAATAGAGATCGTACATTATTCCGTAATATTAATAACTGAAATATTACCTGAAATTTTGATGTACAAATTAGGATACTGCTGTTTAATTTTGGTTATTCTGGCATGGTCCATAATcaattgacataaattttGATCCATATAATCACCTCTCACAATTTTTATGccgattaattaatttactatatAATGTAGCAATCGTATTGTATTAGGATTACTTAATAAGCAATAGCATGCCACGTGAAAAATGAGcaagttaataataataaacgTAAAAGTAATTGTATTGCGATGTGTTACGTTAGAGTTTCGTCTTTCATTTAGCAATAAATTTTAGTGATTAAATTACAATTGATGAAATGTCAAATATCTCAtcaaaatgtaataaaatgcTAATAATGATATatcttcaaataaaattaagaatgaTATATCTTCATTGGCATAAGATTAATGCGCCTAAATTGTGGAAACTATAGTAAGATTTGGACATTGTTGACAATGACACGTAGAACTGAAATTCCCACATTAAATTAGGAGATGAATGCACCGacacaaatattcatttcacAATTATTTAACATATAAATTTTCGAACATTAAATACTAGTGTACATGTGAACTGTGAAGTGACTGAGAATaaatattacattaattataagttTCCCAACTGAATTATCGTATATCCAATTTCTTACATTTCACATCTTCGTagtatatactactcctacttaTTTCTTTGTgttataatttcatatatttctaCACATCAattcattttgtcattttgaattcaattagATTACATGatattaatgtttatttttaagtacaattatttaaactaaatcTTGATTCTGATTAGAAAAATAGTCAAATgccattataatttattatagcTAAATCATTCTGTCAAAGTCAAAGAGACTGTAGGGAATATTTGATCCGTGACCATAggttttattaaataaatattcgtataaaagttttaataccaatttttattgttgtcGCTTTGTCCCCATATACCTAGACGAATTAGAGGATCGGTCGGTGCCATGGACCCTcacatttttaaatgaaacatGTCACGcataaattagtaattaaatatttgatttaactCATGACAATATTCTTATAATGAAATTGTCACATCCTTATACTAATTGAGGTGAAGTAATcaatgtattaatttttagtatttattttaccCCAAATTATGCATACATTGTGGGCATATTTTCAACCAACAACGAAAGCAATCTGCCTAACCACTCTTTTCTCATTTATATGAGAAACTACAAGGTTATTGCGcttaaaaactaaattttgaacaaattctaatatgttttctacaaatttttaaagtgGTCTTAACAATACACGGCAGATTATTCAAACCATATAAAACCACATAGATTTCACAACTAAGCACGCAAGATTAAAATCTGCccaaacatttttatttgtgtaagGTTGGAAAAATTGCACAGCTTCAAGAgtgtatgatttttaaaaccacTTTCAAAGTTCGTGtcaaataccaaaaattcgcCCAAAATTTATGGTCTTCAAgatcaaaattaactaaataaaagAAGTCTCGAATACAAATATCGTGCTAAAACAAAAGGAATTCCATTATTTCTGACAATCCaataaattcacaaatgaTTTAAGTGAGACAAATAGAAAGTTGGATACTGTATGTATGCAGTTCCACTTATAACATGTACAAATCCAATTTTTCAATGAAAATACATACCATTTTTTTCGTCATAATCACCTATGCTTATTGTAATTTGCAAGGCACAATAAACTCTTTCTTGTTATGTTAAGGTATACTCACAAATGGCAAGCAAAAGATACCACAACCACACTCTGGTTTCTTTCCTCTTCAAACTCTCCGAGCAACGTGTGTATCGAATCAATTTGCAGGTCGCCTCAAGAATGCTAAAACGCCTAAACCAGCAACTAAGGCAGCCCCAGCGGCCACAGAGCTGTATGCCGAAGCCCAAGCATCTGCTTGAGCATATTCCATACCTTTCGACTTGGATCCCATCCGAGGACGTGCTGCACTGGAATACTCTAAATGCAATTTCAACCCCTGTTCATGTTACTCGGTGTATttatcatttcctttttaggtcAATCGGGTCAAACAACTAGACACAGCATGCGTTTCACACAGGGGGGCAAACTTAAAAGATAACTTCGCAAATGGATGCAAATTCTTCGTCAGACACAGACAGCAAAAGTTGCTTTCGAGTATAAAAAACTTACCTTCCAACCAGCTAGCCTGGCATGATCTACAGCTGCTTGAAGATCATTATCAGATGCAAGCATAACCTTGTCCTTGTCTTCATCTTCATACTGAAGAATGGTAGCAATCCAAAAGCATAAGACTTCGaaatacagaaaataaaacagCTGGGCAGAGTCAAGAGCACGTCCTACCAGAATATATGGAAGGTTGTCACggtcaatttcatctcttaaTCTCTGAAGGATTGCTGCTATAAGGTCGGCCAAACTCTGTGTACCTGAACACAAAATAGTGACACAAAGTGATGCAAAAAGTATCTGTGCAGTATATAATAAGATGATAAAAGAACAAGACACAATTTTCAATACATAAAATCTCCATGCATAAGAGCGTGTGAAATGATATGTGGATATAGTAAATGTGGTGTATTCTTCTGCGGCATAAAACTTGAAGTGGTACTAATGATAAACCTAAAAGGCTTAACATATACTAGGATAACAAGACTATTTTTCACACTAAAAGataacaattgaaaaatacCACATAAAAATCTATGCATCCTTCCTTTTCCATCTTGAATTTTGAAAGCAAACGAGTTGGGGGTGGAAGTAGAATAAGCAATAGATCGCCCGCCATCTCCCCCATCAGAAGGCAATTTCAAGGAATTCTCACTgaaatatcatactaatattGTAAGGAACTGTAAACAATGGAATTGTAGTTCAACAATAAAGCAAGCAACCTCCGggtctcatcatcatcatctggAGTTAATTCCATTGCAGAATCCCAGAACTTTTGCAGCATGGTGTTTGTGGCCTCACCATTGACTGCTGCAGTACTTCCAACCTGGAAAAAAGAACCCAATCAGAGCATAAAATCTTAAGAAAGTAGTACATAATACAACGGTATAAACTCTAAGCGTCAAAATTATCAGGACTGCCCTTTAGAATGAGTAAAAGCAGCACGTTGAagatctcaaaataaaaaaaaaaaaaaagaaacggTAGTGTTAATAGTCCTTATTCtagtgataaaataaatatgccTGAGACAATCATCCTGTCTTCATCCAACCCATAAGAACATAGCTCATGCAACAGTAAAGTTGACCATAATTTTTGTTGCAACCCaaaacaatgaaataaaatgtttagATTGCTATAGACAAATTCCTCTTCTAAGCTACACGAAAAtgtattcaaataaataatgaaattgcaAAACAAATGAAAGTGAAACATTGACGATTAAAGCAATTACAGTTTTAGTTGGAAATATAACGTAGTTTATGTCTTATCTTATAGACATAGCTTCAATAGGTTAGCACATTTCTTAGTTCAAATCATTTGATATCTCTAATTACCTCATCCGTGAAAGGAAGGTTCAGATTGACTTACTGTGGCTATTGCAGCATGAGTTATATGAAGAACATCGAGAACAGCTACCGCCACTCCTTCTGTATCATTGCGTTAAACTTTAGGCCTGGAAAtaacaattttcaaaattcttcTAAGACATATTATGCTGGTATACCTTTATCAACAACTGGAAGGTGCAAAAATTTCCCATCATGCATGGTATGAAGTGCATCAACAATAGGAGTATCTACAGTAGCACACTCTGGATTTGGTGTCATCACCTGGAGAATTGTTTTAGTGATATGAAGAAATGAGCGATGTTAGCATACCTTCCGATTTACCAAGAAAACTGAAACTTGATAAAAGATACTGAAAAAGTCTACCATGAATTATCCTTATTCCAGAAAATAATTCCAGCAAAACAACTCCAGAGATTGAACAGCTAGAGCAATGGATATGGGAGCACTAACCAAAGCAAATGAGAAAGAAGGGTAAAGTTTACCTTCTCCACTAAAGTAGATCCTGGAGAAAGATCTTGAGCTATGACCCTCATCAGCATGT is a window from the Salvia hispanica cultivar TCC Black 2014 chromosome 1, UniMelb_Shisp_WGS_1.0, whole genome shotgun sequence genome containing:
- the LOC125202083 gene encoding non-specific phospholipase C6-like; protein product: MSKSIFPIFLISLSAIFSHSLQLNTNQQQPIKIVVVLMLENRSFDHMLGWMKQSINPSINGVTGRECNAVNSNSTGIICFSDDADFVDPDPGHSFEDVVQQVFGSASIPSMSGFAEQASTMAEKNLSQTVMKGFRPENLPIYAELVKEFAVFDRWFSSIPGPTQPNRLFAYSATSHGSTSHVKRQLATGYPQQTIFDSLREDGLDFGVYFQNIPTTLFYRNLRKLKYASKFHDYDFRFKKDATAGKLPNLCVIEPRYFDILGFPANDDHPSHDVANGQKLVKEIYETLRGSPQWNQTLFVITYDEHGGFYDHVQTPFVNIPNPDGNTGPAPYFFKFDRLGVRVPTIMVSPWINKGTVISKPNGPTNNSEFEHSSIPATIRKIFNLSSHFLTHRDAWAGTFEQVFSERTSPRTDCPEVLPDVSPSKRIQTNENRGLSEFQSEVVQLAAVLNGDHFLSSIPDDLGKKMSVKEAHGYVRGAVSRFLRASREATKLGADESTIVDMRSSLTTRSSSRHG